The region GCTCAGAGTTGAGCGATCGCCAAGCCCAAGTGGATGATCTGAACCGTCGCCTCACCCAAGCCAACCATTTGATTGAAACCCAAGCACGGGTCATTCGGGCGCTGCAACAGGCTCAAGGATCAGAGGCCAGCAAAAACAGTGTTATTCAGGGACTGAGTAAAACCCTACTCAAAACCCAAACCAAGCTACAGGAATTGGAACGGGACTATCAGCAGCAGCGCCTGCAATATATGACCACCCAGCACTACAACCAAGAACTGGAAGCCCGCACTCGCCAACAGCAGGAACGCCTACAAGATCTAGAAGCCCAAATTGCTGAACTTCAAGAGCAAATTCTCCATCAAGCGCAGCAGGCCCGGGAGCAGGAAACCGCTGTTCAACACTGGAAGGATCGCTACACTGAAGCCGAGCGATCGCTAGCGCAGTTACAACGAGTCATTGCGCAAATGGCCACGGGCGGCCCCATTTCCCTCAGTGAAGTTTCTTCTTAGGGAGGATGTCTTCACAAATCTAAATTTTCTAAATTTCGTATAATAAGCCATAGTCATTACGAGTTTGTTTATGGTCAAATTTATTGGTTGGGCAGGAAGTTTGCGGGATAGCTCCTACTCCCAAAGGGCATTAGATGTTGCCATTGCCAAAGCAGCCACCCGAGGCGTTAGCGTTGAACGTCTTGATCTACGGCAGATGAGGCTTCCCTTTTGTACGGGTGCTGAGAGCTACCCCGACTACCCCGATGTGGCCACCTTTCAAGCCAAGGTCAAGGAAGCCGATGGCATTTTGCTGGTGACACCGGAGTACCATGGCAGTGTGAGCGGTGTGCTAAAGAACTCCTTGGATCTCCTGAGCTTTGAACATCTCAGCGGCAAAGTAGTCGCCATGATGAGTGTCCTCGGTGGCCAAACCAACAGCAACGCCCTCAACGATCTACGGGTGATTCTGCGCTGGGTGCATGCTTGGGTGATTCCGGAACAGGTGGCCATTGGTCAGGCTTGGCAAGCCTTCACACCCGAGGGGCAATTGAGCGATCCCAAGCTGGCTGAGCGAGTGGACAAACTGGTTGCCAGTTGGATTCAAACCACCCGTCAACTCCGAGAAGCAAGTGCCTAGTTCAATCCCTCTTGCAGCCACTGCGCCACCTGCTTGGCATGGTAGGTGAGAATGACATCAGCACCTGCGCGCTTAAAGCCCAGTAGGGTTTCTAGCACCACTTTTTTCTCATCGATCCAGCCATTGCGGGCGGCGGCTTTCACCATTGCGTATTCGCCAGAAACATTGTAGGCGGCCACGGGAACATTGCTCACCTGCTTTAGCTGCGCAATGACATCCATGTAGGCAAGGGCAGGTTTCACCATAACCATATCTGCCCCCTCCTCAATGTCGAAGCTCACTTCCCGCACTGCTTCGCGGACATTGGCCGGATCCATTTGGTAGGTCTTTTTATCGCCAAACTTGGGGGCTGAATCTAAGGCATCACGGAAAGGACCATAGTAGGCGGAAGCGTATTTTGCAGAGTAGGCAAGAATCCCCACATGGGTATAGCCTGCGGCATCGAGACCTGCCCGAATGGCACCGACACGGCCATCCATCATATCCGACGGGGCAACAAAATCAGCCCCCGCCGCCGCTTGACTCACTGCCTGTTTGACCAGCACCTCCACAGTTTCGTCATTGAGAATTTCGCCATCTTTGACAATGCCATCGTGGCCTTCGCTGCTGTAGGGATCAAGGGCCACATCCGTAAAGATGAGCAAATCAGGCAAGACTTCCTTAATTGCTCGTACCGATCGCTGGACCAGCCCCTCGGGATTGTAGCTTTCGGTGCCAGCATTGTCCTTGAGATGCTCAGGCACAAGGGGAAATAGGGCGATCGCCCCAATTCCCAAGGCATCGACCTCCTTCAGCTCTAAAATGAGGCGATCCAGGGTATAGCGATAGCAGTCGGGCATCGAGGGGACTTCCTGCGCCTGATCTTCCCCCTCCATAACAAAGACCGGATAGATCAAATCCGCCGTGGTTAGGGTATGCTCGCGCACCAGGCGACGAATTTGA is a window of Thermosynechococcus vestitus BP-1 DNA encoding:
- a CDS encoding NADPH-dependent FMN reductase; this translates as MVKFIGWAGSLRDSSYSQRALDVAIAKAATRGVSVERLDLRQMRLPFCTGAESYPDYPDVATFQAKVKEADGILLVTPEYHGSVSGVLKNSLDLLSFEHLSGKVVAMMSVLGGQTNSNALNDLRVILRWVHAWVIPEQVAIGQAWQAFTPEGQLSDPKLAERVDKLVASWIQTTRQLREASA
- the hemB gene encoding porphobilinogen synthase → MELTHRPRRLRRTAQIRRLVREHTLTTADLIYPVFVMEGEDQAQEVPSMPDCYRYTLDRLILELKEVDALGIGAIALFPLVPEHLKDNAGTESYNPEGLVQRSVRAIKEVLPDLLIFTDVALDPYSSEGHDGIVKDGEILNDETVEVLVKQAVSQAAAGADFVAPSDMMDGRVGAIRAGLDAAGYTHVGILAYSAKYASAYYGPFRDALDSAPKFGDKKTYQMDPANVREAVREVSFDIEEGADMVMVKPALAYMDVIAQLKQVSNVPVAAYNVSGEYAMVKAAARNGWIDEKKVVLETLLGFKRAGADVILTYHAKQVAQWLQEGLN